One segment of Vagococcus martis DNA contains the following:
- a CDS encoding DUF896 family protein, translating into MLSEKKLARINELANKSKTTEGLTDVEKKEQQLLREEYLDSFRKGMRNHIEGMKVVDEEGTDVTPEKLKQIQKEKGLHDR; encoded by the coding sequence ATGTTAAGTGAAAAAAAATTAGCAAGAATAAACGAATTAGCAAACAAATCAAAAACAACAGAAGGATTAACAGACGTTGAAAAAAAAGAGCAACAATTATTGCGAGAAGAATATTTAGATAGTTTTAGAAAAGGTATGAGAAATCATATTGAAGGAATGAAAGTTGTTGATGAAGAAGGAACAGATGTTACGCCTGAAAAATTAAAACAAATTCAAAAAGAAAAAGGTTTACATGATAGATAA
- the lexA gene encoding transcriptional repressor LexA yields the protein MSTKRSSRQLDVLKYIHEQVEEKGYPPTVREIGTAVNLSSTSTVHGHLSRLEKKGLISRDPTKPRAIELTSEGLKMIGINSPFIPMLGVVTAGEPILAVEEASDFFPLPPDLKYEENSLFMLTIRGDSMINAGIFDGDHVIVRKQSSAVNGDIVIAMTDENEATCKRFFKEKNHIRLQPENDTMEPIILSNVSILGKVVGLYRNHI from the coding sequence ATGTCAACTAAACGTTCTTCTAGACAATTAGACGTTTTAAAATACATACACGAACAAGTTGAAGAAAAAGGGTATCCTCCAACTGTTAGAGAAATCGGAACAGCTGTCAACCTTTCATCAACGTCAACCGTTCATGGGCATCTTTCTCGTTTAGAAAAAAAAGGCTTGATTAGTCGTGACCCTACTAAACCAAGAGCTATTGAATTAACAAGCGAAGGATTAAAAATGATTGGTATCAACTCACCTTTCATTCCAATGTTAGGTGTAGTAACTGCCGGCGAACCAATTTTAGCTGTTGAAGAAGCATCAGACTTTTTCCCACTACCACCTGACTTAAAATATGAAGAAAACAGTTTATTCATGCTTACGATTCGTGGTGATAGTATGATAAACGCTGGCATATTCGATGGTGATCATGTTATTGTCAGAAAACAATCGTCAGCTGTTAATGGTGACATCGTCATTGCCATGACAGATGAAAACGAAGCAACATGTAAGAGGTTTTTTAAAGAAAAAAATCATATTCGTTTGCAACCAGAAAATGACACAATGGAACCTATCATATTAAGCAATGTCTCAATTTTAGGCAAAGTTGTCGGCCTTTATAGAAATCATATTTAA